ACACTCAGTTTAAAAAAACAAAGTCACGAGATCTTTATAAATTTCATTTCACTCCCCCAGATCAGCCTGTTTCTAAGTTAAGGGAATACTATTACGCTTGCAAGAAGTCTGGAAAAAACTGTAAAGCTGAAGATTTTTATTATGAAAAAAAATTACACCAAAGCATTACCGCTGTACAGAGGTCTTTAGACGCAAATGTGGAAAAGTGGGATGTATATTGGGATCTGGGCAACGACTTTATAAGCGTTGCAGAGCAATATTTAACAAATGAAGAGACAACAAAAGACGTGTTAGAACACGTAAGGTCAACTTTAAGATATGCCGCATTAACAGTAATGCTCTGCTTAACAGGCTCCCGCTCTTGGAGTGAAATATGCAACATGAGAAACAAGGATGTAGTTGCAGACGCTGATGACCCCAAGAGTATTTTTTATACTACGCCGATAAAAAAGACTAATCATGGCATTAAAGAGGTTCGAGTAACGCACAACTTACTTAAAGAAGCGGCTGATAATCTCAAATTATGCAGGTTAAATTTGGATGGTAATATCTATCTGTTTAGTAATGATTTTTTAGGGGTACGAGCTAAAGGGAACCTAAATGATTTATCAAGGGTTACTAGTCATAGAATGTCTCAAGCTTTAAAAAAATACTATCTTTGTTTTACTGAAGCGCATCCTGAGATGGGCAAGGAACACAAAGAGATAAAAGCGCACCAATTCCGCCATACGTGGGCTGAGTTTGCATTAAGAATGTTTGAAGGCAATGTAGTTGAAGAGATTCGCCGTCACTTTATGCATAGCTATGGTTCGTACATGACCGATCATTATACATTTAATAAATTAACCAAGGAAGTTGCAGATGACTTGGTTAAGAAATATCTCAAGGAAGTTTTACGCAGAATAGTTGATGAGGAACTCCAAGCGACTGTTAATAGACTTTTTGTTAAAGACTTACAGGGAATTGCGGTTGATATTTTATCCAAGAGCGTTGATCATCAAGTCGTTACGTCTGATCGCATCGATGACTTCCTAAATGATTTGGCTGATGAATATGTTCATGTAAAAGCCCATGAATATGGGTATTGCCTTTCTCGAGCCTCATTGATAAAGCACGCTAATTGTTTTGATAAAGAAACAGGGACACCAGACTATGACGGGGCCTGCTATTCAACTTGCGTAGGTTGTGTAAATTTTTGTGCTTCTAAGATCAATAATGAAGCTGCTCTTATACGTCAGTCAATTGCTCATCAAGAGTTTGTGAATAATAGAATAAGCATCTTAAATGTAGGTGAGAGCGACCCGCTAGTGAAGGAGTCATTAAAAGCTGTGAAGGAAGGAAAAGATATGTTGAAGAAATGGAAGGCAGCGTAAATGAACATTGATGATATAACAAATTTTGATATTGATAATTGGCTTGAAGCGAGCGACGATACAATTAAAGCTCCTGAATGGTTAAAGCCTGGTGCGGAGAGTGCATTTTATAGGGCTTTTGAGGCTTTAGTAGAAGTGTGCAAAGCAAATATCATGGAAGCTCACTCACCAGCCGAATTAACAATTAGCAAGTATCAAGTCAGTAATACAGATGTATGCAACAACTTAAATAAACAACGGAGCGCGTTGCGTCCTAAAAGGTATCCAAAACTGGTGAATCATATGTATGACACCAACGCTATGCTCAGAGCCCTCCGGAAGAGGGAAATAGATAAACACTTGCAGACACAAGGTAGTAAGAACAAGCCTGAGCTTGTTATCGAAAACCAACAATTAAAGAATGAAGTAAACAAGCTAAAAGGCTTACTGCACAGAGAGTTCGTGGATATGATTATAAAGGAAAGCGACAGCTTAAAAATTCAAGACAAAGTACAAAGGATATCTGACCTAGAAGCACGAAATGAGGAATTAGAGCGCCAAGTGGCAAGAATGTCTCTGCAGTTAAGAAAAAACTTTGGGATGGTTGAATAGTGACAGCCCCCAAAAACTTAACGGTCTTGAAAATACTGTATTTAGAAAAGCGTTATATTCCATATCAAAAAAGCATAAAAAGCTAAGTTAGGGTTATCGAGAAGCTTTTCTATAAAACAACAACTGTGGGGCATTTTCGCTCTAACTTCCTGAAAGATTGCATTAGTATCGTTGTAGGAGAGGAATAAAGTGTGAATATTTAGACCTTGGCTGACACATTTTTGTATATTTACTTTGTGTTAGTTGAGGTTTTAGATGAACAGAAAAGAAGAACAAGAAGTTAGACGTAAGCTTAAGATTTTAGATCACGCAAAAGAAACCAGAAATGTTAGTAAAACCTGTCGCTACTGGGGGGTATCCAGAGATACGTTTTATCGTTGGAAAAAAGATTATGCAGCTAAAGGAGAAGCAGGGTTAATCAACTCTAAGCCATGCCCCGAAAATCCAGCTGTTCGAGTTGATCCGGTCATCGAAGAAAAAATCTTATATTTACGTAAGAACTATCATTTTGGGCAAGCTAAAATTAGTTGGTATTTAGCTCGTTATCATGGGCTAAAAGTATCCATATCAGGCGTTTATAGCGTGCTTTGTAGGCATGGACTTAATCGTCTCCCCCAGAATCTTAGAACGCGGCAAGTTAAATCCGTAAAGAGGTATGAGAAACAAGTTCCTAGGCACCATGTTCAAGTTGACGTTAAGTTTTTAACCTTCAAGGACAAGTCAGGCAGGAAGGTGCGTAGATTCCAATATACAGCTATCGATGATGCTACACGTATCAGAGCATTGAAAGTCTACGAAAAACACAATCAAGCATGTGCCATCGACTTTATTGATTACGTTGTTGGCAAGTTTCCGTTCCGCATTAAAATGATACGTACAGATAACGGCCATGAATTTCAATCTAAGTTTCATTGGCACTGCGAGGATCTGGGAATGCTGCATGTGTATATCAAACCTGCTAGTCCTAACCTCAACGGAAAAGTCGAACGCTCTCATCTAACCGACAAGAGAGAGTTTTATCAGCTATTAAACTATAAAGGAGACGTA
This region of Pseudoalteromonas spongiae UST010723-006 genomic DNA includes:
- a CDS encoding IS481 family transposase, with the translated sequence MNRKEEQEVRRKLKILDHAKETRNVSKTCRYWGVSRDTFYRWKKDYAAKGEAGLINSKPCPENPAVRVDPVIEEKILYLRKNYHFGQAKISWYLARYHGLKVSISGVYSVLCRHGLNRLPQNLRTRQVKSVKRYEKQVPRHHVQVDVKFLTFKDKSGRKVRRFQYTAIDDATRIRALKVYEKHNQACAIDFIDYVVGKFPFRIKMIRTDNGHEFQSKFHWHCEDLGMLHVYIKPASPNLNGKVERSHLTDKREFYQLLNYKGDVDLEAKLAEWEAFYNYHRPHGGLKGKTPYEILVSKMRA
- a CDS encoding site-specific integrase, coding for MHSTLPINTLNAEPLLPRKDIDVFKSDDWLFKDPDNGVFYHRNMNIAGLNKSWKQSLKHYILHKFGGYKGDKRFISASKVSVKCVVENAANFLRWATLHHPDKYLVDLKEADINEFVRHLFDEKMAYGTVTLKMQMLRDTYKAYRHRHIPDGLMFELDYLGRLPKPNSILQVLCQEYGLDFAEWGSRKSHGSIPVYVAMSLLAYAIRDLRSNKTKFAVGFYGLLRKYNESQYVTANFRFLINDCFDFYTQFKKTKSRDLYKFHFTPPDQPVSKLREYYYACKKSGKNCKAEDFYYEKKLHQSITAVQRSLDANVEKWDVYWDLGNDFISVAEQYLTNEETTKDVLEHVRSTLRYAALTVMLCLTGSRSWSEICNMRNKDVVADADDPKSIFYTTPIKKTNHGIKEVRVTHNLLKEAADNLKLCRLNLDGNIYLFSNDFLGVRAKGNLNDLSRVTSHRMSQALKKYYLCFTEAHPEMGKEHKEIKAHQFRHTWAEFALRMFEGNVVEEIRRHFMHSYGSYMTDHYTFNKLTKEVADDLVKKYLKEVLRRIVDEELQATVNRLFVKDLQGIAVDILSKSVDHQVVTSDRIDDFLNDLADEYVHVKAHEYGYCLSRASLIKHANCFDKETGTPDYDGACYSTCVGCVNFCASKINNEAALIRQSIAHQEFVNNRISILNVGESDPLVKESLKAVKEGKDMLKKWKAA